In Anopheles arabiensis isolate DONGOLA chromosome 2, AaraD3, whole genome shotgun sequence, the genomic window attcaacCACGAGCTGGGCACCACGCGGACAATGCAATCCAAGCGATCgtgctggtgatgatgatcgtttAGTTAGACGACCCGCGGGGAAACGTTCGAACCGCGTCGGGAGCGAAAAAGAAGCGCCGAGAAGAAGCTAACTGACCGGAAATGGGCAGAGTAAGGAACAAGAACACCGCAACGAAGCAAACAAATCAGACTTTCCATAAGTGAAAGTATGAGAGACAGcagaatagagagagagagagcgagtatTTGATTctgttttcaagcatcatttAATAATCCTTTGGTACGGGGCGCAATCAACGCGGATGGTGGTGCGTGCGCCCAGTGTTGTGTACACCACCATGTGTCTGCAAATGTTGCGCAGACCAGCGATGTACGATGGAAGGTTGTTAATAAATAGGGCCGGGCGCGCATGATATGGCGGTGGTTGGTGATGCCCGGACGATGCATCAAACCAGAAAACAAATACCGATAGTTTGTTTGCATCCCGTCCGCAGGCGGGGGTGAGGAAGCCGGCTAAGATGTTCCTACGGGTTGCGggttgcgtgtgtgcgtaATGGTATATGCGTGTGTGAATGTTGCAATAAATTAATCCAAGCCCATCGACGGGTGGCATTTTCGATGTTCGCGTGGTACGTGTGACGGTGCTCCGTTTGGTGCGCGGGGCCCGCCCCGGCTTACTTCTTGAGCGAAGCAATGAACGGCTCCAGCAGGAAGATCAGCTCGACCTGTCCCTCCACGTCCAGCTTGTCCTGGGCGAGGGCCTCCTTGGCCGGCATGGCACCGGTGCCGAGGGCGAACATGATGTCATCCTCCATGGTAAGGGTGGCCTCGGCCGGACCATCGCCCTCGGTCAGCTTGACCGCCTTCAGGTCCAGCACCCAGGTCTTGACGACCGTGCCGTTCTGCTGGATGCGGAACTTGTACACCTGCTGCACCTGGCGGTTGTTCGGGTCGATGCTCTCCAGACGCTTGGCAATACGctcgaagacgggatcggacttgagggccattttgcaGATTTTGTTGGGAGGGGGGTGTTGAGGCTTTTAAACTTTAAAagtagaagaacaaaaaacacgcacacacacacacacacaatcacaaaaTTAGTAAAGTAGCACCAAACTCCGGTCAACTGCACGGTTAAATGAGTGTAAATGAGTTAGACCGTTAGTCACTGTTGCACAAAGTTCAATTGGACCAGAACTGGGACCAACCCACGAGAGCGCACACTTACCAATAGCTGACGGACACGCTGGGCTGGTGGACAGTACCAAACTGATGAGAGTGTCCCGGATGGACCTGCCTATTTAAACGCAACCCATTGCAACGTGGACGACATGTGTGTgcaagtgtatgtgtgtgtgtgtgggtagtaCGAGATATAGTACGAGAGAGTGCGCCGGTGATATGTACCCGTTCGCATGATGGTACGGAGAGGTGCCGTTATCACGAAAGGGGGTAACCGCGAGGAGGATCTGCACCAATCCCGACCACCGGCGGGTCGAAAGGGAAGACTTAATTCGATAGATTAGACGACACAATGGGAGATATcgttgtgagtttttttttatttttcgtttgctcTCTACCCCAACCGGCAAAGGAACAGGTCAAGTCCACGGATGCACAAGTGTATGAACGTGTGCGTTTGTATGCGAAATGTATGTGTGACTGGATGTGCTCTTCGACCTTTTGGCGGAGGTGCATTTGTGTGAGGTATATGGTTGACCGGTTACTAAGCATCCGGCGTCTGTTGGACGTCTGGCAGGTGCAATTGCATTGTGAAGAAGAATTGACGGtactttttacattttactctcttttttcAATACTTTCCTTTCCTACATTTGTATAGTAGCTGGAGGGTCTCTTTTACTGCGTTTGTTCTGTTTCTTATAGCTTAGTAGCTTAGTGGCTAAAATACTGTAGTAGTAATTGTAGTAAAATTGATCGTTcctttgaaataattaaaactaaaataactCTTTCAGGCTGAGCAATGATGAAAGATAAAAAACTGTGACATTCCAGttaaatttataataataaatttttataCATATTAATTTCATATATAAGTAAAGGCTATAGTTTATTGCTCAATTATTCTTCGTGATGGCAAGCAAAAGCGTATTAACAGGAGCAGAGTCCTTAAGCGGTCACACGAATGTAGGACTTTGTGAAGTGTTCTGAAGTTCAGAATTCTAAACTAGAGATGGATTGAAAATCAAATTTACTTGTGAGCGGGATCCCTTTTTTCGGAGCCCCATACGGCCGCTTAGTTTGCGTAGTGCTTAATCCGCCTCTGATCTTAAGGATCATACGTGAATTTACTAACAATAGTGAAAATCTAATGCAGAAGTAATACAAAAACATTGATAATCATgacaaaaataatgaattttaacGGATGAGTTTTGGTTTGTATTTCAGCTAAATTCCATTATTATTCCAATTTTTGGAGTTTTTGCTGGAAGTTCAATATCATAATGACGGGTATGCTCATGACTCGATGCATACAGTATATAATTAGGTCGGCTTTTAAGCAGGATGAACCTGCCGGAACTATGACATCTCTGGAAGTTGCAGgtgaattattaaattattctgcatattacagggtttcccacgatttattggttggttcccacacgatttattggtgcgttcccacgattttttggtcatttcccataattttttggtagcaacccacgatttattggtcggttcccaaatattattggtcggttcccaaatattattggtcgtttcccaaatattattggtcggttcccaaatataatataatataataccgaccaataatatttgggaaacgaccaataatatttgggaaccgaccaataatatttgggaaccgaccaataaatcgtgggttgctaccaaaaaattatgggaaatgaccaaaaaatcgtgggaacgcaccaataaatcgtgggaaccaaccaataaatcgtgggaaaccctgtatcattTGTTTGAGAGCTACCTCGATTTCAAACGCTTGAACCTCGCCGTTTGATTACAATGTCATCACAAAATCTTATGCAACGCAGCTGAAGTTGGTGtagttttcttctttcctaGCAAAACATAAACGGTTGTTCTTATTTAATGATacagtttattttttgccGCCCCGTTGGATGAGTCTTCTTTTCCAACTGCACCGATTAGCTCACCGGTACCTGGCACCTGGGgcaaaaatagcaacaaaaagaaaaaaaaacagcagttTGCCCCGAAAAAAGCAGCCGACATCGCTAGTATCGCTGCAAGAGTGCTGAGGCGTGGAGCcataaatcaaaatcaaaagtcTGCCGATCGTCGATAACGAACTAGGTGCTGGTAgtacactctctttctcttgcctCTTCAAAGTCCTACTCGACGCGACCGGCGGCCAAGAGATAGTAGATCGCTTTACTACACTAGCCAGCTTTAGTGCTTAATTCATGCAGCAAACTGATTAATGCTTTTGTAATTGTTCTAGCATTAGGAACCACTAGTTTAATTTGTTATAAAATTATGTACCATTTTTAT contains:
- the LOC120893345 gene encoding peroxisomal multifunctional enzyme type 2-like — encoded protein: MALKSDPVFERIAKRLESIDPNNRQVQQVYKFRIQQNGTVVKTWVLDLKAVKLTEGDGPAEATLTMEDDIMFALGTGAMPAKEALAQDKLDVEGQVELIFLLEPFIASLKK